Proteins from one Gossypium raimondii isolate GPD5lz chromosome 8, ASM2569854v1, whole genome shotgun sequence genomic window:
- the LOC105790962 gene encoding zinc finger protein CONSTANS-LIKE 5 codes for MVIDTTNVKGLTGRWGMAAKTCDTCKSAAAAIFCRSDSAFMCLNCDSRIHSANDKLVSCRHERVWMCEVCEQAPAAVTCKADAAALCVACDSDIHSANPLARRHERVPVQPFFDSADSIVKSSPFSFLVPTDPNTGSNCQQEDVETGSWLLPNPKLTMETNQVKTGDFFFSDMDPFIDFEYQDSFQQHDGAMDSVVPVQTKPATISMINNENCFDVDFCRSKFPTFSYQTKSQSHSVSSSSLEVGVVPDGNSVSDISYTLGRTMGDPSAPIWAATANNQAPPQAQVDGMDREARVLRYREKRKNRKFEKTIRYASRKAYAESRPRIKGRFAKRSETDNEVDHMYNSASSAATAAAFMYDNQYGIVPSF; via the exons ATGGTAATCGATACAACCAACGTCAAGGGACTTACGGGACGCTGGGGCATGGCAGCAAAGACATGCGACACATGTAAATCAGCGGCAGCGGCTATTTTCTGTCGTTCTGATTCCGCTTTTATGTGCCTCAACTGCGATTCCAGGATCCACTCTGCTAATGACAAGCTTGTTTCTTGTCGTCACGAGAGGGTGTGGATGTGTGAGGTGTGCGAGCAGGCCCCAGCTGCCGTCACTTGCAAGGCCGACGCCGCTGCCCTTTGCGTCGCCTGCGATTCCGACATCCACTCTGCTAATCCTTTGGCTCGTCGCCACGAGCGTGTCCCTGTCCAGCCTTTCTTTGACTCTGCTGATTCCATCGTCAAATCTTCTCCTTTCAGCTTCCTTGTGCCGACTGATCCTAATACTGGTTCTAATTGTCAACAAGAAGATGTAGAGACGGGTTCTTGGCTGTTGCCCAATCCCAAACTCACCATGGAAACTAAccaagtcaaaacaggggatttTTTCTTCTCCGACATGGATCCGTTTATTGATTTTGAGTACCAGGATTCGTTTCAACAGCATGACGGAGCTATGGACAGCGTAGTTCCAGTTCAGACCAAACCAGCTACAATTTCAATGATCAACAATGAAAATTGCTTCGATGTTGATTTCTGTCGATCCAAGTTCCCTACTTTCAGCTACCAGACAAAGTCTCAAAGCCATAGT gTTTCATCATCGTCGCTCGAGGTAGGAGTAGTTCCAGATGGGAACTCCGTGTCGGATATCTCATATACTTTGGGACGGACCATGGGTGACCCAAGCGCACCAATCTGGGCAGCTACAGCCAATAACCAAGCACCACCCCAGGCCCAAGTCGATGGAATGGATCGAGAAGCTAGAGTTCTAAGGTACAGAGAGAAGAGAAAGAAcagaaaatttgagaaaacaatcCGCTACGCTTCGAGAAAGGCATACGCCGAGTCAAGGCCAAGGATCAAAGGCCGTTTCGCCAAAAGAAGTGAAACCGACAACGAAGTTGACCACATGTATAACTCGGCTTCTTCCGCTGCTACCGCAGCAGCTTTCATGTACGATAACCAGTACGGCATCGTCCCATCCTTTTGA